In Bicyclus anynana chromosome 13, ilBicAnyn1.1, whole genome shotgun sequence, a genomic segment contains:
- the LOC112048095 gene encoding vegetative catalase-like, translated as MKGRFVLVFCFYLITVNHVTCSDPEVLEYLNRTQPALRQLAEFKLRHPKPIGILTTSAGKLVELREITTLNSDSFSNQYFIDSLSHSDAERIPERVVHAKGIGAHGYFEVTHDVSKYTKADVFNGIGKKTPVFGRFSVAAQNLGGNDLVREQKGLAVKFYTREGNLDFLCIHIPVFFYKDPLEFAPFIHSAKRNPRSTVFDPTMRWDFVTKRPDNLHGQLWINSDFGLPNGYRKMNQFPIHTYEINNKHGEKFYVRFNFISNQGIEFLSDETAREIGDIDYFNRDLYNAIENGDYPSWNLEMDLMTMDGLKKLDYDPFDLTRLWKKGTYKTIQIGRVIFNQNSDNQFRDQEQSAFNPGNLVPGIPGPMDNVFRGRRFSYRDAHTHRLGVNHNKIEINKPLYYKVYDRDGVPPVRENMKDAPNYYPNSFNGPVPYVDPSRPKERLVIYESNAVDLEPAAEFYNEFLQTEGQRERLVNTTVRSILPIPPELQRRVIRLYTLTDEDLGTRVAEGLKRALRMPPPPPPRVIRLNPRNSNDHHRQHYYST; from the exons ATGAAGGGTCGCTTTGTGCtagttttttgtttctatttgaTAACAGTAAATCACGTGACGTGTAGTGATCCTGAAGTTTTGGAATATCTGAATAGAACACAACCTGCGCTTCGACAACTTGCCGAGTTCAAACTCAGGCATCCG AAACCAATAGGAATACTCACTACAAGCGCAGGAAAGCTCGTAGAATTAAGAGAAATTACCACATTGAATTCCGACTCTTTTTCGaaccaatattttatagattcacTATCTCACTCTGATGCTGAAAGAATTCCTGAAAGAGTTGTTCATGCGAAAGGTATCGGTGCTCACGGATATTTTGAAGTGACTCACGATgtatcaaaatatacaaaagcaGATGTGTTTAATGGCATTGGAAAGAAAACACCAGTATTCGGACGGTTTTCCGTTGCAGCCCAAAATCTAGGCGGAAATGATCTAGTAAGAGAACAGAAAGGGTTGGCTGTAAAGTTTTACACAAGAGAAGGAAATTTAGACTTCTTGTGTATTCATATACCAGTGTTCTTCTACAAAGACCCTCTTGAGTTTGCACCTTTTATTCACTCTGCAAAAAGAAATCCCCGGAGTACCGTTTTCGATCCAACGATGCGTTGGGACTTTGTAACCAAGAGACCGGACAATCTGCACGGACAACTATGGATCAACTCGGATTTCGGTCTTCCAAATGGCTATCGCAAAATGAATCAATTCCCTATTCACacttatgaaataaataataagcatGGTGAGAAATTCTACGTCagatttaattttatctctAATCAAGGCATAGAGTTCCTTTCAGATGAAACAGCAAGAGAGATAGGCGATATTGATTATTTCAATAGGGACCTCTATAATGCTATCGAAAATGGAGATTATCCTAGTTGGAATTTGGAAATGGATCTCATGACAATGGATGGTTTAAAGAAACTTGATTACGATCCTTTCGATCTTACCAGATTATGGAAAAAGGGAACATATAAGACCATTCAGATAGGACGCGTTATATTTAACCAAAACTCTGACAATCAATTCAGGGACCAAGAACAAAGCGCATTTAACCCTGGTAATTTAGTACCCGGTATTCCTGGACCAATGGATAACGTCTTTAGAGGAAGAAGGTTCTCGTACCGCGATGCTCATACACATAGGTTAGGTGTCAATCACAACAAAATCGAGATTAACAAACCTTTGTATTATAAAGTGTACGATCGTGATGGCGTTCCTCCAGTAAGAGAAAATATGAAAGATGCACCAAATTACTATCCGAATTCATTCAACGGCCCTGTTCCGTATGTGGACCCCAGTAGACCGAAAGAAAGACTCGTTATTTATGAAAGCAATGCAGTAGACTTGGAGCCAGCGGCGGAGTTCTATAACGAATTTTTGCAAACCGAAGGTCAAAGAGAAAGACTTGTTAATACAACGGTAAGATCAATATTACCCATACCACCTGAGCTACAAAGACGAGTCATTCGTCTGTATACCCTGACTGACGAGGACTTGGGTACAAGGGTCGCTGAGGGACTGAAGAGAGCTTTGCGTATGCCTCCACCGCCACCGCCACGCGTGATAAGATTAAATCCACGGAATTCTAATGATCACCATCGACAACACTACTATTCAACTTAA
- the LOC112048109 gene encoding vegetative catalase-like, with amino-acid sequence MAEGPIGLLTTSSGKLVDIRETITLNSDSFSNQHHIDLVTHINDERIPERVVHAKGGGAFGYFEVTHDVSKYTKAEVLNGVGKTTKVFVRFSAVLQNLGGNDAARDVRGLSVKFYSKEGIWDLLCLSTPVFFHRDPIDFPNFIHSVKRNPKTNLFDFSTRWDFITKKPEALNGFLHVLSDYGIPNGYRKMDAFAIHTFVINNKHGDKYFVKFNFRTEQGVEVLTTDEAARVGRDPDHFNRDVYNAIEKKNYPAWRLEMDVMTMETIKHIDYNPFEVTRLWKKGTYITVPIGRLVLNKNPDNFFRTVELSAFNPANLVPGIPGPMDNLFRTRRSSYRDAQTYRLSINHNKIKINQPLYWKVYNRDGKPPVEENMNDAPNYYPNSFSGPVPYIDPARPKERFTVFDSNAIDLEPASYFYNHYLCDDGQRQRLVNNTARTLVSVSPDLRRRVIRLLTLTDPQLGMKVEAGLEVALETPQPPPPNAIKIPRHNHKARHQICTIVNNYKNYYD; translated from the exons atggcTGAG GGTCCAATAGGGCTACTAACTACGAGTTCTGGAAAACTGGTGGATATAAGAGAAACAATTACATTAAACTCTGATTCGTTCTCAAACCAGCATCACATAGATTTAGTAACACATATCAACGATGAGAGGATTCCTGAAAGAGTCGTGCACGCTAAAGGAGGCGGAGCATTTGGCTATTTTGAAGTAACTCATGACGTATCAAAATACACTAAAGCCGAAGTGCTTAACGGTGTTGGAAAAACGACTaaagtttttgttcgtttttctGCAGTATTACAAAATCTCGGGGGTAACGATGCTGCGAGAGATGTAAGAGGGTTATCAGTCAAATTTTATTCCAAAGAAGGAATATGGGACTTACTATGCCTTAGTACTCCTGTTTTCTTTCATAGAGATCCAATTGATTTTCCTAATTTTATTCACTCTGTGAAACGAAATCCTAAAACGAATCTGTTTGATTTTTCAACCCGTTGGGACTTTATCACTAAGAAACCTGAAGCACTAAATGGATTTTTGCACGTGTTATCAGATTACGGAATACCGAATGGTTACAGAAAGATGGATGCATTTGCAATCCATACGTTCGTGATAAATAACAAACATGGGGAtaagtattttgtaaaattcaaCTTTAGAACTGAACAAGGAGTTGAGGTTCTGACGACAGATGAAGCAGCTAGAGTAGGTCGGGACCCAGATCACTTTAACAGAGATGTATATAATGCGATTGAGAAAAAAAACTATCCAGCTTGGAGATTGGAGATGGATGTCATGACCATGGAAACCATCAAACATATCGATTATAATCCTTTTGAAGTTACCAGGCTATGGAAAAAGGGAACTTATATAACTGTACCTATAGGTCGTCTTGTACTGAATAAAAATCCCGATAACTTTTTCAGAACTGTCGAATTGAGCGCTTTTAACCCAGCTAACTTAGTACCAGGTATTCCAGGGCCAATGGACAATTTGTTTAGAACTAGACGATCGTCGTATCGCGATGCACAAACTTACCGCTTGTCTATTAACcacaacaaaattaaaataaaccagCCTCTTTATTGGAAAGTATATAATCGTGATGGCAAACCTCCAGTTGAAGAAAATATGAACGATGCGCCAAATTACTATCCTAATTCGTTTAGTGGTCCAGTTCCATACATAGATCCTGCGAGGCCTAAGGAAAGATTTACAGTCTTTGATTCTAATGCAATTGATTTGGAACCTGCATCATACTTCTATAACCATTACCTCTGCGACGATGGCCAAAGACAAAGGCTTGTGAACAACACCGCTCGGACACTAGTCTCAGTGTCTCCGGACCTACGGAGGCGGGTGATACGTTTGTTGACATTAACAGATCCACAGCTTGGAATGAAAGTCGAGGCAGGGCTGGAAGTAGCACTGGAAACTCCTCAACCTCCACCACCAAATGCTATTAAGATCCCAAGACATAATCACAAAGCAAGGCATCAAATATGTACCATAGTTAAcaactataaaaattattatgacTAA